From a single Poecilia reticulata strain Guanapo linkage group LG2, Guppy_female_1.0+MT, whole genome shotgun sequence genomic region:
- the LOC103473316 gene encoding gap junction gamma-1 protein-like: MSWSFLTRLLDEISNHSTFVGKIWLTVLIIFRIVLTAVGGETIYYDEQSKFVCNTQQPGCENVCYDAFAPLSHVRFWIFQVIMITTPTIMYLGFAMHKIARMDDTEYRPIRNKKRIPIVSRGAVRDYEEAEDNGEEDPMIAEEIEPDKPEKKEKETKHDGRRQILRDGLMKVYVCQLLWRSAFEIAFLFGQYFLYGFEVIPSYICTRSPCPHTVDCFVSRPTEKTIFLLVMYVVSFLCLFLTVLEILHLGVGGIRDTFRRRAILNSRRTPRPPSSRSLPTAPPGYHATMKKEKLKGELRDLPMGDSGRESFGDEGPSSRELERLRRHLKMAQQHLDLAYQADEGSPSRSSSPEVNTAVQTAAEQNRLNFAQEKQGESSEKGIHA, from the exons ATGAGTTGGAGCTTCCTGACGCGTCTGCTGGATGAAATATCCAACCACTCCACCTTTGTGGGGAAGATCTGGCTGACTGTACTGATCATTTTCCGCATCGTGCTGACAGCCGTTGGTGGGGAAACCATCTACTATGATGAACAGAGCAAATTTGTTTGCAACACACAACAGCCTGGATGTGAGAATGTGTGCTATGACGCCTTTGCTCCGCTCTCACATGTCAGATTCTGGATCTTTCAG GTGATAATGATCACCACTCCCACAATCATGTACCTTGGCTTTGCCATGCACAAAATTGCTCGCATGGATGACACGGAGTACCGTCCCATTCGGAACAAGAAGAGGATACCTATAGTCAGCCGTGGAGCGGTGCGGGACTATGAAGAAGCAGAGGACAACGGAGAGGAGGATCCGATGATTGCTGAGGAGATTGAACCGGacaagccagaaaaaaaagaaaaag AAACGAAGCATGATGGTCGACGACAAATTCTGCGTGATGGACTTATGAAAGTCTACGTATGCCAGCTGCTGTGGCGTTCTGCCTTTGAGATTGCATTCCTCTTTGGCCAGTACTTCCTCTATGGCTTTGAGGTGATCCCCTCCTACATCTGCACCCGCTCCCCATGTCCACACACGGTGGACTGCTTCGTGTCCCGACCTACTGAGAAAACCATCTTTCTCCTGGTGATGTACGTTGTGTCCTTCCTCTGCCTTTTCCTCACTGTCCTGGAAATCCTCCATTTGGGCGTCGGTGGCATCCGTGACACGTTCCGTAGACGTGCCATTCTTAATTCCCGGCGCACTCCACGTCCGCCTTCGTCCCGTTCCTTACCCACGGCCCCGCCAGGATACCATGCCACCATGAAGAAGGAGAAGCTAAAAGGAGAGCTGAGGGACTTGCCAATGGGCGACTCGGGCCGAGAGAGCTTTGGAGATGAGGGTCCATCATCGAGGGAACTAGAGCGGCTGAGGAGGCATCTGAAGATGgcgcagcagcatctggatctTGCATACCAGGCAGATGAAGGAAGCCCCTCACGCAGCAGCAGCCCGGAGGTGAATACAGCTGTACAGACAGCTGCTGAGCAGAACCGTCTGAACTTCGCACAAGAAAAGCAAGGAGAATCAAGCGAGAAAG GAATACATGCCTGA